From the genome of Pseudomonas sp. WJP1:
CGACACCGTGCCCTTGAGTACCTTCGACGACCAAACGATCGACACGCTGATCGTTCCCGGTGCTCCAGCGATCATCCTGGCGATGAACAATTCCCTGGGCCTGGTCGACTGGCTCAAACAGGCATCGGGCGCAGCCAGGCGCACCGCTTCGGTGTGCAGCGGCACGTTCCTGCTGGCCGAGGCCGGATTGCTCGAAGGTCGGCGCGCAGCCACCCATTGGGCGATGTGCGGCCTGCTCAAGGAGCGCCATCCGTCCATCGAAGTCGACAACGATGCGATCTTTGTCCAGCAGGGTTCAGTCTGGACCTCCGCCGGGGTCAGCGCCGGGATCGACCTGGCGCTGGCGTTGGTTGAAGAAGATTGCGGGCGTGAGCTGGCACTGCTGACGGCACGGGAAATGGTGGTGTTCCTCAAACGCCCCGGTGGCCAGGCCCAGTACAGCCAATTGCTGCAATCGCAAACCAGCGAAGGTGCGGCCTTCGACGACCTGCACCTGTGGATCACGCAGAACCTGTCCGGTGCCAACCTCACCGTCGAGACACTCGCCCAACAGGTACAAATGAGCCCGCGCAACTTTGCCCGGGTCTACAAGCTCAAGACCGGCCGCACGCCAGCCAAGGCCGTTGAAGTGCTGCGCGTGGAAGCCGCGCGGCGACTGCTGGAAGACTCCGAACGTAACATCGATCAAATTTCCCGACTGTGTGGTTTTGGCGATGAAGAGCGCATGCGCCTGACCTTCCAGCGCAACCTCGGGGTTTCGCCACGGGATTATCGCAACCGGTTTTCGCGCTGAATCC
Proteins encoded in this window:
- a CDS encoding GlxA family transcriptional regulator, whose protein sequence is MNDIVSTPESPPDQPRLIVFLAYPEMGLLDLTGAQTVFWAASRYLNSSNLPGYTLQTASLSGGLIHTAEGLAVDTVPLSTFDDQTIDTLIVPGAPAIILAMNNSLGLVDWLKQASGAARRTASVCSGTFLLAEAGLLEGRRAATHWAMCGLLKERHPSIEVDNDAIFVQQGSVWTSAGVSAGIDLALALVEEDCGRELALLTAREMVVFLKRPGGQAQYSQLLQSQTSEGAAFDDLHLWITQNLSGANLTVETLAQQVQMSPRNFARVYKLKTGRTPAKAVEVLRVEAARRLLEDSERNIDQISRLCGFGDEERMRLTFQRNLGVSPRDYRNRFSR